A region from the Corylus avellana chromosome ca7, CavTom2PMs-1.0 genome encodes:
- the LOC132188742 gene encoding THO complex subunit 4B-like, producing MSKKLDMSLDDVIRDSRRSGGHNDSSRGRGRASSGPGPDRRFASRNALRTGPYYAPQPMQAMNPIFQQQLVNPIFQQQMMLGGGSNTEEGTKLYISNLDYGVTNEDIQVLFSEIGDLKRYSIHYDRSGRSKGTAEVVFLRHSDAVAAIKRYNEVQLDGKPIKIELVGVNLVAPAVVLPSTNSILGKPSGAFTSGQVRYGAGSWGRGGGFGGRGGGGGGRGGNRGPPARGLTRGKDHVEKLSAEDLDADLEKYRLEAMQIN from the exons ATGTCCAAGAAACTGGACATGTCTCTAGACGATGTGATCAGGGACAGCCGGAGATCGGGAGGGCACAATGATAGTTCCAGGGGCCGAGGCCGGGCCTCCTCCGGTCCCGGCCCGGACCGTCGGTTCGCTAGCCGCAACGCTCTAAGAACGGGGCCATATTATGCTCCACAG CCAATGCAAGCGATGAATCCGATTTTTCAGCAACAACTGGTGAATCCGATTTTTCAGCAACAAATGATGTTGGGTGGGGGATCGAACACAGAGGAGGGCACAAAACTGTATATATCAAACTTGGATTATGGTGTTACTAACGAAGATATTCAG GTGCTTTTCTCTGAGATCGGTGACTTGAAAAGATATTCAATCCATTATGATAGGAGTGGAAGGTCAAAG ggAACAGCAGAAGTTGTCTTTCTACGTCATTCGGATGCTGTAGCAGCTATCAAGAGATACAACGAAGTTCAACTTGATGGAAAGCCAATAAAAATTGAGCTTGTGGGAGTGAATTTGGTTGCTCCTGCTGTTGTGCTTCCTAGTACAAATAGCATATTAGGAAAACCAAGTGGCGCCTTCACAAG TGGACAAGTAAGGTATGGTGCTGGGAGTTGGGGTCGTGGTGGTGGTTTTGGTGGTcgtggcggtggtggtggtggtcgtGGCGGTAACCGTGGACCTCCTGCAAGAGGTCTCACACGAgggaaagatcatgttgagaaGTTATCTGCAGAAGATCTTGATGCTGACTTGGAGAAATACCGCCTTGAGGCTATGCAAATAAACTGA